The Geoalkalibacter subterraneus genome contains the following window.
ACTTCTGGTGCGCAACTACGAGATGGAGGACGGCCGCCCGGAATCCGACTACGCTTATGCCCTGTGCTATGGCTGCCACGATCGCACCAGCATCCTCAATGACGAGAGTTTCCCGCTGCATGCGCTGCACATCCAGGGGCGCTCCGGGGTCAGGGATTCGGGAACGAGTTGTTTTTCCTGTCATGACGCTCATGGCAGCACCCGCTATCCGTCCCTGATTCGATTCAATGATCGGGTTGTTAAGCCCAACGCGGCGGGAAAGCTTTCCTTTGATCCGCAGGGGACCGGGGCGCGTCGTGGTAGTTGTTCGCTACGCTGCCATGGGGTGGAGCACGATGAGAAATCATATTAATCACAGTATAAAAACACCCTTTGCCAAGTGGCCGCGCAGGCCGGGAATTAGGTTTTCCTTTAGTTGGGCGATGTGGTATTTTCTGGCCCATGCCAACGTTTAGGTGCAAAATCGGATTGGCCGATGGCCGGGTGGTCGAAAAGGACTTCGATGCCCCCAACCGGCAGCTGCTGAGAGACAATCTCGAAGAGCAGGGTTTTTATGTCTTTTCCATCAAAAAAGATCTCCTGAGATTTTTTTCTTTCAGTAATGCCGGCGGCGGGCGCCTCTCCGGACAGCGGTTTCTGTCTTTCAATCAGGAGCTGCTGGTGCTGATCCGCTCGGGATTGCCGATTCTTCAGGTACTCGATACCCTGATGGAGCGCATGGAATCGCCTGCAGTGCTGGCTGTTCTGCGCCAGGTGCGTGAAGACGTCAAGGGGGGGGCTTCCCTCTCCGACGCATTTGAAAAATTTCCGAATTATTTCCCTTATCTCTACATTGCTTCGATTCGGGCGGGCGAAAGAACCGGTGACCTGCCTGTTACGCTGGCTCGCTACCTCGAATACCAGCGCCGCATGGAAGCGATCAAGGCGCGCATTCGCAGTGCTTCGTTCTACCCGGCTTTTCTCACCGGTGTGGTAACGGTGGTCGTGTTGTTCCTGATGGTCTGGGTGGTGCCGCGTTTTACTTCTATCTATGCCGATGCGGACGTGGAACTGCCGTTAATGACCCGCATCGTGATCGGCGCCGCCGAGGGGATGGTGAGCTATCTGCCGGTGGTCCTGGTTGTGTTGCTCCTCCTTGGAGTCGCTGCTAGAATCTTTCTTTGCTCTGAAAAGGGGCTCCTTCTGCGCGATCGGCTTCTGCTGCGACTTCCTTTCTTCGGGCGCCTTTTGAGTGATTACGCTATTTCGAGTTTCTGCCGTACCTTCAGCACGACCCTTTCCGGCGGTATTCCCGCTGTCGAGGCGATGCGTATGTCGAGGGCGACTCTGAATAACCGAGACCTTGAGACGCGTATGCTCGACGCCGTGCGTCGGGTGGAGGAGGGGGTGGCGATTGCGCCGTCTTTTGAAAAAGCTGGTTTTTTCCCCCCTGTTGCCTTGCGCATGATCGGTGTGGGAGAAACCACCGGTGCGTTGGCGGAGATGCTGACCGAAGTGTCTGATTACTATGAAATGCAGGTCGGGGGGCGTCTCGACAAACTGACGACTCTGGTAGAGCCAGTCATGATGCTGGTGATGGGGGTTTTGATCGGCGGCATTGTGCTCGCCATGTATTTTCCTATCTTCCAGCTTGCAGGGACCGTAGGTTAGGATGGCTGCCGCGTGAAATATGAACGTAAGAAAATCGGTGAAATCCTGGTGGAGTTGAGCGCGATCGCTCCTGCCCAGGTCGAATTGATTCTGCAGCGCATGCCGGCCTCAGCCCGGAAATTTGGAGAAACGGGGGTCGATGAGGGGCTTTACAGTGAAGATGTCCTGGCCCAGGCTCTCGCTCTGCAGTTTCATCTTGATTATGTCGATCTTGGTACCGTTCCTCCCGACGCACACCTCCTGGCTTCGCTGCCGGTAGGACTTGCCCACAAGCATCAGTTTCTCCCGCTCGATACCCGTGAAGACGCGCTGGTGGTGGCAATTCATGATCCCACCGATATTGAAAACCTCGATCAACTGGAGATGATACTCGACAGGCCCCTTATCCTGAAGGTTGCGCCGAAAAGCCGTATTTTACGCCTGCTGGAGAGCAATGAAGGGTCGCAGCGCGTTCTGCGCGAGGCTTCCGAGGATTTCAAGCTTCAGCTGGTCAAAGAAACGGAAAAAGGCGAGGAGGTTCTCTCCCTCGATAAGCTCACTGCCGATACCAGCCCGGTCATCCGCCTGATCGATTCGACCCTCTACGACGGGCTCAAACGGCGGGCCAGCGACATCCACATCGAAACGGGCCTCGACGGGGTTGCCATCAAGTACAGGGTCGACGGTGTACTTTACCAGGCGACCGAACCCCTTGATACACGTTTTCAGGGGCCGATCATCTCACGCCTCAAGGTCATGAGCGAACTCGATATTTCCGAGCGGCGCATCCCGCAGGACGGACGTTTCAAGGTGCGGGTCGGCGGTCGCTCCATCGATTTTCGCGTTTCCATCATGCCGAGCATCTTCGGCGAGGATGCCGTTATCCGTATTCTCGACAAGGAATCCATCGCTGCCGACTTCAAGGGGTTGAGTCTCGAGGTTCTCGGCATTACGCCACGGGAAATCTCTCGTTTCCGCCGCAAGATCCGCGAGCCCTACGGCATGGTTCTGGTCACAGGCCCCACCGGCAGCGGCAAAACCACCACCCTTTATGCGGCCCTCACGGAGATCAATTCCCAGGAGGAAAAGATCATTACCATTGAGGATCCGGTGGAGTATCAGCTAAAAGGAATTGTGCAGATCCCCGTCAATGAAAAAAAGGGCTTGACCTTCGCCCGCGGCCTGCGTTCCATTCTGCGGCACGATCCCGACAAGATCATGGTCGGGGAAATCCGCGATCCGGAAACGGCGCAGATTGCGGTTCAGTCTGCGCTGACCGGACACCTGGTTTTCACCACCGTGCATGCCAACAACGTGTTTGATGTTCTGGGTCGCTTTCTCCACATGGGGATCGATCCCTATAATTTCGTCAGCTGCCTGAACATGGTTCTGGCTCAGCGCCTGGTACGCCGCATCTGCCCCCACTGCCGAAGGCCGGCAAAGGTCGAAGCGGATGAAATTGCCGAGGCGGGACTTGACCCCGACCGTTATCGGGATCATGAGTTTTTCGAGGGAGAGGGTTGCAAAGAGTGCCGTGGCATGGGATTTCTCGGCCGCAGCGCCATTGTTGAGATGCTCGAACTCAGTGATGACATGCGCGAGTTGATTTTGACCAAAGCACCGGTCACGCAGCTCAAAAAAGCGGCATCGGCGGCAGGGACGGTCTTTCTGCGTGAGGCGGCCGTTGAAAAAGTCCTCGAAGGCGTATCCACTTTTCGCGAAATCAACCGCGTAACTTTTGTGGAAAGGGGTTGATCCTCGTGCTGCGTCGTCTTTTTCCCGGGCTGAGAATTTCGCAGGAAGGGGTGCATGCCGTGGCCTTGTGCCGCCGAAGGAAGGTGCACCATCTCCGCGCCGCCCGCCGCCTCAGCTTCGACACGGGAGTGGTGGTTCCTTCCCGGCGTGAACCCAATGTTAAACGGCCGGATGCATTTGTCGAGGCACTGACCGATGTGCTGTGCCCCATGACGGGGCGCGAAGATCGCATTGCCCTGTCGCTGCCTGATGCCAGCGGACACATTGTCCTGACGCAATTGGACACCCCCTTTAAAAGTCGCGAGGAGGGGCGCGATATCTTGGGTTGGCAACTCAAAAAAAATCTACCTGGAGAATGGAAAGACATTCACCTTGACTTTCAGGTGCTACGCCGTGAGGATTCAGGGCGACAACAAGTCCTTGCAGCGATGATCGATCGCGCCGTGCTGAGCCAGTATGAAGAGTTGGTCATCCGGGCCGGCTTCCACGCGGCCCAGGTCGGATTTCACTCCCTTGATCTGTACGCCTATTATCGCTCCAGACTGGAGATGGGGGGAGATTTTGTTCTGATCGGCGTTGAAGGATCGACGCTGAGCGTTGAGATCTTTCAGGACGACGTTCCGGTTTTTTACCGCGTGCGCTCCATTATCGAGGATGCCGACCAGGTTTTTCAGGAACTCAACCGCAGTCTCTCCGGCGTGCGATCCGCTCAGCGGGGCAGGGTGTTTCTCCATAGCGATTGGACGGAAAAAGACTCTCTCAGTCAGGTTCTTAAAGCACTTTTCGATAAGGAACCGGTCGTGCTCGACCCTCAGTTGTCCCGCATGGTTGAACCCGAACACCAACAGCAATTTACTGCAGACGCAAAACTGGCATCAGCGATCGGCGCCGCCGAAAGAATGATGTGAGCCGGCCATGAAGATTTCGCTCAACCTTGCAACTCGCACCTATGTCAACCGGCGTGCTCTCTATGCTTTGTATGCCCTGCTGGCGGTGTTGCTGGTCTTCTGGCTCGGCCTCAGTCTTTCCTCCTGGCAGAAGGACCATACTGAAATCGGCCGGCTTGAGGAGCAGTTGCAGCAGGTTCGCGAACAACTCGGCGGGTTGGGGGACGAAGGGGCCCCCCCGTTTGATTCAACCGATTATCAGGTTCTGCTTGATGATCTTGCTTTCGCCGACGATATTCTGGCGCGGGATGCTTTCCGCTGGACCCGGCTTTTTCTGCGGTTGGAGCAACTTCTGCCCGAGGGAGCTTCTCTGCGCAGCTTGCGTCCCGAACATCGCGAACGGGCACTGAGCCTGACGGCCGTTGCCCGGGGAAATGAACAGATGAATCGTTTCATCGATCAGTTGATGGCGTCTGAAGATTTGAATCAGGTCTATCTGCTGAGCCAGGAAAGAGCCGAAGTGACAGACCCTGCCGGGCAAAAACGGCCCGCAGTGCGATTCTCCCTCCTTATTCAGGAGGCTTTCTGATGGCCCGCGCTTCACTCCTCGCAGCTTTTTGGCGGCAGAACCGTCTCGTTCCGGTTCTGCTCCTTGTGCTGCTTTTGATCAACACTGGCCTGCAAGTGTGGCGGGTTCGGATGGTGCGGCCGCAGGTTGCTCAGCTCCGGCAAAACCTTGAGCGGCAACAGCAGGAGCTGGAGCGGATGAGACAGCTCGGAGCCCGACAGGATTCCCCTGAAGCCGTTTACCGGCGCGGGCGCGAAGATCTTTCCAGGTTTTACGCAATGATCCCGGCCAACAGCGACCTGACCGGTTTGATTGAAGAACTTTTTAATATGGCCCACAGGGCGGGTCTGGAAATTGATCGCATCGGTTATGACCCACAGAAACTGGAGGAGCGGCCTCTTCTGGCGTACAGCCTGATGTTTTCCGTCAGCGGCAATTATGAGCAGCTCAAAAGTTTTGTGTATGACATTGAGACTTCGTCCCGGCTGATTACTTTGGACGAGATCACTCTGAGTGGCGCTGGCGGGGGGGATCGCCCCGTTTTGCTCAACCTGCGGTTTACGACCTATTTTCATGCGGATCCAACATGACTCGTCAGGGGAAAATTCTTCTTGTCTGTTTGGTTGGTCTCCTCTTGGCACTGGGCTATTCCTACTTCCGGGCGCCGGAGCAGCAGCGGGTCGTGCGCACTGAAGAGGAGACTGCAAAAGGGCGCGTGAAGCCGACCAAAGCCTCAACCCCCCGGGAAGGGAAATCGGGGGAGGATAGTTTGCCGCGTCTTCGACTCGAACCCGACCCGGGTCGGGAAGACCGGGGCGGTGAGTATGTTCAAACGGGAAAGGATCTCTTTGCGCCCCTGTATTCCGGCGGCGTGAAAACACCGCCGCCTCCCGCCCCTGCCGAAATATCCCCTGCGGTCATGGGGACTGAACCGGAAGAAAATCCGGCAGATTTGATGCCGGCGGTTTCTGCGGTTCCGGCGTTTGAATCCGCAGCTCAGCCCGCCCGTTTTGAGGTGCTGGGTTATCTGGAGATTGAAAATCGCCGGGTGGTTTTTCTTGAAACGGGTGGAGAAGTTTTCCTGGCTCGAAGGGGGGAGTCGTTCGGCGATGATTTCCGGGTGGTGGAAATGAACGACGAACGTCTGGTTGTTTCACAGCGGGGCGTGCCCCGAACCATCACCCTTGAACTGGAGGGAGAACAGGGTGTGATCGGGTTTGGGAGCGCCGCACCCTTTTCGGATAAGGGACGCAATGTTGTTCCCGAAACGCGACGTTTCCGGTAACTTGACAGAGCAGAGGCTTTCCAGGCCGTCGAAACAGGCTCCTCAGGGAAAAAACGGGGCCATACTGTCTGGAGCAAAGTAGATCGTGGCATATAAATTATCCCAGACAGGGGCTAGGGTGAAATGAAGATGAACTTGACCAAGCCGTTGTGCCGAGTCGTTGCCTTTCTGGCGGTTTTGATGCTGCTGGCCTCGGGTTGTGCGCCTGGTACCCGGCACTTTGAGCAGGGCCGGCAGCTAATGGCCGAGCAGAAATATGACAAAGCGGTGGAATATTTCACCTTGGCTCTACAGGAAGAGAAACAGAACAATTATTATCGCCTCAAGCTGCAGGAAGCCCGCATGCAGGCCGCCAAGTTTTATTTTGAGCAGGGGCTGCGGGCGAAAGAAGCTGGCCGCACGGCCGACGCCATGGAAAAATTCCAGGTGGCGCTGGCCTTCAACCCCACCATGGAAACGGCCGCGCAGGAGCTGCAGCGCGTTCGCCGCATGGTTCAGGCTCAAACACTGGTCGAAGATGCCGAGCAGTTTTTCCGTGCACGCAAATATCTGCAGGCCAAACGTATTCTCAACCGCGTGCTGGAGATCGACCCCGGGAATGAACGCGCTCAGGCTCTCATGGAAAAAGTTGCGGATGCGAAGTTGACCGTGATTGACGGTCAGGAGCTTGAGATCGCCTCCGGCAAGCCGATCACCTTGAAATTCAATGAAGCCAACCTGCGGGATGTCTTCCAGATACTGTCTCAGCTTTCAGGGATCAACTTCCTTTTCGATGAAGATCTCAAGGAAGAAAAGGTCACCGTTTATCTCGAAGAGGCCACCTTCGCACAGGCCCTTGAACTGTTGATGAAGATGAACGGTCTCGACAAGAAAGTTCTCAATCCCAAGACTATTCTGCTCTACGCCAAGACCAAGGATAAGGAAAAACAGTACCAGGACCAGATCATCCAGACCTTCTATCTTTCCAATATCGATGCGAAGAAGGCCGTCAACCTGCTGCGCACCATGCTGCAGCTGCGCAAGATCTTTGTCCATGAGGAGCTCAATGCTCTGGTCATCCGCGACACCCCGGATGTGGTGCGGTTGTCGCAGCAGGTCCTCCAGGCCGCGGATCGCGCCGACTCGGAAGTGGTCTTCGATGTTGAGTTGATCGAAGTCAGTCGCGGGGATGATACGACGCTCGGCGCTCAGCTCAGTGCCTACTCCGTTGGCCTGGGCATGGCCAACGAGGGGGGGGACAACATCGTATCGAGCAGTCTGAGTTCAGGTACCGAAACGGGAAATCTGGTCAGCAGCGCCAGTTCACTGGAATCCTTCTACACCCTGCCGTCGGCGACCTTCGATTTCGCCAAGACTCTCACCGACACCGAATTGCTGGCCAGCCCCAAAATCCGGGTGAAGAACAAGGAGAAGGCCAAGGTGCACATTGGGACGCGCGAGCCGGTGATCACGGTCACGATCAACGGCGACAACCGCTCCGACAATGTTCAGTACGTCGATATCGGCGTGAAGCTGAATGTCGAGCCAAATATCCAACTCGACGATCATGTCGTTACCAAGCTCAACCTCGAAGTCAGCAGTATCTCCGATCGTCGCACCCTGGAGAGCGGCACCTCGGTTTTCACCATTACGACCACCAATGCCGAAAGCGTGCTGAGTCTCAAGGAAGGCGAACGCACGGTCATTGGCGGGTTGATCCGCGATACGAAAAGCTCCACCACCAAGAGCATACCGGGGCTTGGGGATCTGCCGCTGGTGGGACGTTTGTTTACTCACCAAACCCAGAATGATCAGAAAAGGGAGATTCTGCTCTCGATTACACCCCATATTGTCAGAAATGTTGAGATGCCCCTGGCCAATGTCGCGACCATCTGGTCCGGGGGAGAAGACGAACTCAAGGCCGGGCCAAACTTCGGGTCGTTCCTGCCGGATTTTGCGCCCGAGCTGGAGAAGGGCAATCCTTCGCCTGTCCCGCGGCTGACTAAACCGTCCGAGCCCGATCTGCCGCGTCCCGAGTCTGCCCGTCAGGACGAAGCCGACCGGCAGGAGAGCCCCATGGAGGGTGGCAAGCCTCAGGATGGAACGCTTCCAGAGGATGTAGAGGGGTCTCAGGCTTTGTCTTCGCGCCAGGTCGAAGAGAGTGAGGTGTCGACTATCCCTGAGGAAGTTAGGCAAGAAGAGCGGTTCGCTACCGCTTTGCCCCGGGGTGAAGCCCCGCAACCGGCCGAGCCGCCATCCGCAGAACCCTGGATTGCTGCTTCCACCGATGCGGAGATTGAGCGCGTCGACCTGCCGCCACTGGAAATTGCCGCGCCGCAGACCCCGGGCCGACTCTTTTTCACGGGTCCGGAACTGGTCGAAACGGGGAAAACCCTGACTCTGAGTCTCAACGTGGCCGAGGTTGACAGCCTCTACAGTGCGCCCCTTTATGTCACCTATGATCCGGAAAAGTTTGAATTTTTGCGAGCGCGCGAGGGGGATTTTCTCAGACAGGGGGATCGCCCCACGATTTTCACCACCAGCGTTTCCGCCGAACCGGGGCTGATCATCGTCGGCTACAAGCAGGGCACCGGCGGAAGCGGGGCGAGCGGATCGGGCGAGCTGTTCAACCTGGAGATGCGTGCCAAAACCCCCGGAACGACGGAAATCGGCTTGAAGCGCATCAACTTCCGAGATCCTGGCGGAGAGCGGCTGCAGATTGAGGCTTCATCCAAAATTGTCGAGATCAGATGACCCTGACATGAAACTTACGCGGTTGGCTGCAAAATCGGCGGGCCTGACCTTCATCGAGCTGGTGCTGGCCATGGCTATTCTGTCTGTCCTGGCCGCTGTGGCTCTGCCTTTAGCGGAGATAAGCGTCAAGCGCAGCAAGGAGATCGAACTTCAGCGCGCTCTGCGCGATATCCGCGAGGCCATCGATGCCTACCATGATGACTGGGTGCGTGCGGTGGCGGAGCAGAAGATCACGCCGAGTGTCGACGATACCGGATACCCTGAAGAGCTGGAGGAACTGGTTGATGGAAAGGAGTGGGGGGATCTTTTCTCCTTTAAGCGCCGTTATCTGCGACGCATCCCCCGCGACCCCTTCGATCGTTACGGCGAGGGCTGGGGGCTGCGTTCCTACGAGGATGATCCCGATTCGATGGTCCACAGCGGCAGCGATATCTATGATGTTTATTCTCTCAGCGACGGCATCGCCCTGGATGGGACGCCCTACAACACCTGGTAGATTCATGAGGTTTTACACGTGCGCATGACCCCCGAATACGGTCGGGCCGGTTTTACCCTGATCGAACTGATGATCGTCATGACGATCCTGGGTATTCTGATGACCATCGCCGTGCCGAGTTACAAGCACAGCGTCATCAAGGCCCGCGAAACGGCACTGGCGGAGAACCTCTACCAGATGCGTCAGGCGATCGACGCCTATTTTGCCGACCGCGCCCGCTATCCCGACTCTCTGGACTCCCTGGTGGAGGCGCGTTACCTGCGGGCGGTTCCTGACGACCCGTTTACCCAGTCTGCGGATACCTGGGAGACCGTTCCCCCTGAGCCTCTTGAAGATGGAGAGCTGGCAGAAGGCGGGGTGTTCGATGTATTCAGCGGCAGCGATATGGTGGGATTGAACGGTGTGCCGTACAGCGAGTGGTGACCCCAACCCAGGAGCTTGACGCGGCCGGTTTATTGCCGAGGATGTCATGATTCAGATCTACAATGTCTGTAAAAATTATTCGAAGGACAGCGCCGCCCTCGACCAGATCACCCTCAAGATCCCGAAAGGGGATTTTGTATTTATCACCGGGCCGTCAGGCGCCGGAAAATCGACCCTTCTCAAGCTCCTTTATGCCGGCGAGCGCCCCAACCGCGGGCAGATACTGATTGACGGACGCAACGTCACACGCATGAGCGGGCGCCAGGTCCCTTTTCTGCGGCGCAAGATGGGAGTCGTCTTTCAGGATTTCAAACTGATTGCCGGGCGCACCATCTATGAAAATGTGGCTTTCGCACTTGAAGTCCAGGGGCGCAAGCGCTATGAAATCAGCAAAAAGGTCTATGCCGCCCTTAAAAACGTGGGGCTTGAGCACAAGCTCAACCGCTACCCTCTGGAACTCTCGGGGGGAGAACAGCAGCGTGTTGCCGTGGCCCGGGCGCTGGTCGTCGACCCGATGATCCTCATTGCCGATGAGCCCACCGGCAATCTCGACCCGGAAACCACTATCGAGTTGATGGAACTGTTCAAAAGCGCCAATGCCCGGGGGTCGACGGTCCTGATGGCGACGCATGACCGCGACCTGATCCGGCGCTATCCCCGCCGCATCGTCACCCTGGAGAACGGGCGTCTGACGGAAGACCGCGAGGTCTGAGGGCGCAGGGCTGGTTGGAGAGAGTAGAGACTGTGGACACTTTTCGTTATTTTATCCGCCGCGCGGTGCGCAACATGCGCCAGAGCCCTTTTCTCTGCATCGCTGCAGTGGCCACCACTGCGCTGGCGCTTGCGATCGTCGGTTTTTTCGCCATTATCGTTTTCAACGTCGAGAAGCTGACCTCCCGTTGGGGGGAGGAGGTTGAAGTCATTGCCTATCTCGACGAGGTGCCCGAAACCGAGGTGCTGCAAAAACGGATCGCCCAGATCGAGGCCATGCCCGAGGTGGATCGGGTCAACCTGGTGACGCGGGCTCAGGCTTTCGAGCGTTTTCGCGAACGCCTAGGCCCCCATGCGGAGCTTCTTGACGGCGTGGACCCCGAAATTCTCCCGGCTTCGCTGGAGATTTCGCTAAGCCCCGATCTACGGGACCGCCAAGGCGTGGATCAGCTTGTGGCAAGCCTCAAGCAGCAGGCCGGTCTCTCCGACCTGCGCTACGGTCACGAATGGCTGGCCAAGTTCGAATCATTCATGTCCCTGGTGAGGCTGGTTGGCGTCA
Protein-coding sequences here:
- a CDS encoding type II secretion system F family protein is translated as MPTFRCKIGLADGRVVEKDFDAPNRQLLRDNLEEQGFYVFSIKKDLLRFFSFSNAGGGRLSGQRFLSFNQELLVLIRSGLPILQVLDTLMERMESPAVLAVLRQVREDVKGGASLSDAFEKFPNYFPYLYIASIRAGERTGDLPVTLARYLEYQRRMEAIKARIRSASFYPAFLTGVVTVVVLFLMVWVVPRFTSIYADADVELPLMTRIVIGAAEGMVSYLPVVLVVLLLLGVAARIFLCSEKGLLLRDRLLLRLPFFGRLLSDYAISSFCRTFSTTLSGGIPAVEAMRMSRATLNNRDLETRMLDAVRRVEEGVAIAPSFEKAGFFPPVALRMIGVGETTGALAEMLTEVSDYYEMQVGGRLDKLTTLVEPVMMLVMGVLIGGIVLAMYFPIFQLAGTVG
- a CDS encoding GspE/PulE family protein is translated as MKYERKKIGEILVELSAIAPAQVELILQRMPASARKFGETGVDEGLYSEDVLAQALALQFHLDYVDLGTVPPDAHLLASLPVGLAHKHQFLPLDTREDALVVAIHDPTDIENLDQLEMILDRPLILKVAPKSRILRLLESNEGSQRVLREASEDFKLQLVKETEKGEEVLSLDKLTADTSPVIRLIDSTLYDGLKRRASDIHIETGLDGVAIKYRVDGVLYQATEPLDTRFQGPIISRLKVMSELDISERRIPQDGRFKVRVGGRSIDFRVSIMPSIFGEDAVIRILDKESIAADFKGLSLEVLGITPREISRFRRKIREPYGMVLVTGPTGSGKTTTLYAALTEINSQEEKIITIEDPVEYQLKGIVQIPVNEKKGLTFARGLRSILRHDPDKIMVGEIRDPETAQIAVQSALTGHLVFTTVHANNVFDVLGRFLHMGIDPYNFVSCLNMVLAQRLVRRICPHCRRPAKVEADEIAEAGLDPDRYRDHEFFEGEGCKECRGMGFLGRSAIVEMLELSDDMRELILTKAPVTQLKKAASAAGTVFLREAAVEKVLEGVSTFREINRVTFVERG
- a CDS encoding PilN domain-containing protein, with product MKISLNLATRTYVNRRALYALYALLAVLLVFWLGLSLSSWQKDHTEIGRLEEQLQQVREQLGGLGDEGAPPFDSTDYQVLLDDLAFADDILARDAFRWTRLFLRLEQLLPEGASLRSLRPEHRERALSLTAVARGNEQMNRFIDQLMASEDLNQVYLLSQERAEVTDPAGQKRPAVRFSLLIQEAF
- a CDS encoding type 4a pilus biogenesis protein PilO, with protein sequence MARASLLAAFWRQNRLVPVLLLVLLLINTGLQVWRVRMVRPQVAQLRQNLERQQQELERMRQLGARQDSPEAVYRRGREDLSRFYAMIPANSDLTGLIEELFNMAHRAGLEIDRIGYDPQKLEERPLLAYSLMFSVSGNYEQLKSFVYDIETSSRLITLDEITLSGAGGGDRPVLLNLRFTTYFHADPT
- a CDS encoding cohesin domain-containing protein, whose translation is MNLTKPLCRVVAFLAVLMLLASGCAPGTRHFEQGRQLMAEQKYDKAVEYFTLALQEEKQNNYYRLKLQEARMQAAKFYFEQGLRAKEAGRTADAMEKFQVALAFNPTMETAAQELQRVRRMVQAQTLVEDAEQFFRARKYLQAKRILNRVLEIDPGNERAQALMEKVADAKLTVIDGQELEIASGKPITLKFNEANLRDVFQILSQLSGINFLFDEDLKEEKVTVYLEEATFAQALELLMKMNGLDKKVLNPKTILLYAKTKDKEKQYQDQIIQTFYLSNIDAKKAVNLLRTMLQLRKIFVHEELNALVIRDTPDVVRLSQQVLQAADRADSEVVFDVELIEVSRGDDTTLGAQLSAYSVGLGMANEGGDNIVSSSLSSGTETGNLVSSASSLESFYTLPSATFDFAKTLTDTELLASPKIRVKNKEKAKVHIGTREPVITVTINGDNRSDNVQYVDIGVKLNVEPNIQLDDHVVTKLNLEVSSISDRRTLESGTSVFTITTTNAESVLSLKEGERTVIGGLIRDTKSSTTKSIPGLGDLPLVGRLFTHQTQNDQKREILLSITPHIVRNVEMPLANVATIWSGGEDELKAGPNFGSFLPDFAPELEKGNPSPVPRLTKPSEPDLPRPESARQDEADRQESPMEGGKPQDGTLPEDVEGSQALSSRQVEESEVSTIPEEVRQEERFATALPRGEAPQPAEPPSAEPWIAASTDAEIERVDLPPLEIAAPQTPGRLFFTGPELVETGKTLTLSLNVAEVDSLYSAPLYVTYDPEKFEFLRAREGDFLRQGDRPTIFTTSVSAEPGLIIVGYKQGTGGSGASGSGELFNLEMRAKTPGTTEIGLKRINFRDPGGERLQIEASSKIVEIR
- a CDS encoding type II secretion system protein gives rise to the protein MKLTRLAAKSAGLTFIELVLAMAILSVLAAVALPLAEISVKRSKEIELQRALRDIREAIDAYHDDWVRAVAEQKITPSVDDTGYPEELEELVDGKEWGDLFSFKRRYLRRIPRDPFDRYGEGWGLRSYEDDPDSMVHSGSDIYDVYSLSDGIALDGTPYNTW
- a CDS encoding type IV pilin protein, which produces MTPEYGRAGFTLIELMIVMTILGILMTIAVPSYKHSVIKARETALAENLYQMRQAIDAYFADRARYPDSLDSLVEARYLRAVPDDPFTQSADTWETVPPEPLEDGELAEGGVFDVFSGSDMVGLNGVPYSEW
- the ftsE gene encoding cell division ATP-binding protein FtsE, giving the protein MIQIYNVCKNYSKDSAALDQITLKIPKGDFVFITGPSGAGKSTLLKLLYAGERPNRGQILIDGRNVTRMSGRQVPFLRRKMGVVFQDFKLIAGRTIYENVAFALEVQGRKRYEISKKVYAALKNVGLEHKLNRYPLELSGGEQQRVAVARALVVDPMILIADEPTGNLDPETTIELMELFKSANARGSTVLMATHDRDLIRRYPRRIVTLENGRLTEDREV
- the ftsX gene encoding permease-like cell division protein FtsX, with amino-acid sequence MDTFRYFIRRAVRNMRQSPFLCIAAVATTALALAIVGFFAIIVFNVEKLTSRWGEEVEVIAYLDEVPETEVLQKRIAQIEAMPEVDRVNLVTRAQAFERFRERLGPHAELLDGVDPEILPASLEISLSPDLRDRQGVDQLVASLKQQAGLSDLRYGHEWLAKFESFMSLVRLVGVILGGFLLFAALFIVSNTIRLTLFARREELEIMALVGATPLFIKIPFIIEGAVQGVAGGLLALTGVYLVFALFLQQGLQTVLLAAGGQQVVFLPSAYLVGLILLGLLLGIGGSLGALRKFVRI